In the genome of Xenopus laevis strain J_2021 chromosome 1S, Xenopus_laevis_v10.1, whole genome shotgun sequence, one region contains:
- the scrg1.S gene encoding scrapie-responsive protein 1, whose product MRIQLLVLLITVIGISATPTSRLSCYKKILRDRNCHNIPEGVDSLTPLHGNLQDHFWEGNGCEMVCYCNFNELFCCPKDIFFGPKISFVIPCNKP is encoded by the exons ATGAGGATTCAACTTCTTGTTTTGCTGATCACTGTCATTGGAATCAGTGCCACACCAACCAGCAGGCTCTCATGCTACAAGAAGATTTTAAGGGACCGAAACTGCCATAATATCCCAGAGGGAGTGGATAGTCTTACACCCCTACATGGAAACCTTCAAGACCACTTCTGGGAGGGAAATGGATGTGAGATGGTCTGTTACTGTAACTTTAATGAGCTGTTCTGCTGTCCAAA GGATATATTCTTTGGACCAAAAATATCCTTTGTGATCCCCTGCAACAAGCCATGA